The Stenotrophomonas sp. ASS1 genome segment GCGCGCTTGAGCTTTGGTAGTGGTCGAGCTTGCTCGACCGCCTTTTGTAGAGTCGTGCAGATGCAGTCGAGCATCGCTCGACTCTACAAAGAGCAGATACAGCGGGGTTGGAGCGCGTCAGTCCTCGACGCGCAGCACTGCGCCGGGCTTCAGCACGCTGCTGCCACTCAGGCCGTTCAGCGACAGCAGGGCCTTTACCGGCATGCCGTAGCGGCGGGCGATGGTCCAGGCCGACTCGCCATCACGCACGGTGTGGCGGCGGCTGCGCGGGCGGTCGGCGATCGCGGCCACGGCCTTGGCCACCTGCGGCGTCGGCGTGGTCGTGGCAACCGGTGCGGTGCTGGCCACCAGCGTGGTCGCGGCTTCCGTCACCGTCGCATTGGCGGCCGAGACCGGGGCCAGGACCCGGGTGGTTCCCGAAGCGCGGTTGCCGGCGGCCAGGGCCGGGTTGAGGCGGGCGATCCTGGCGGGGTCCAGGGCGCGCTGTGCGGCCCACTGCTGGACGCTGGTGCCGGCTGGCAGGGTGTGGTCCTTCAACACCGGCACTGTGCGGTCCAGCGAGGCCATCACGCGAGGCTGGTCCTCCACGTCTTCCAGCACGCAGGCCAGGGCATGCAGCTTCTCGACATAGGCATGGGTAACCGGCGACAGCCCCGGCAGGGCTGCCGGCTTGGCGTTCTGCGCGTTCATGCCGGCCTTGCGCATGGACTGCAGCACCCGGTACTCGCCGGCGTTGTAGGCCATGGTGGCCAGGCGCCAGTCGCCGCCGAACATGCCATGTAGGGTCTTCAGGTAGCGCACCGCGGCCTGGGTGGAATCAACCGCCGACAGGCGGCCGTCGTAGCCGTTGGCCATGGGGACGCGGTGGTTGCGCGCCGTGGTGGCGATGAACTGCCACAGGCCGGTCGGGCCGCTGCCGTTGCGGGCATTGGGCCGATAGCCGCTTTCCACGAACGGGATCAGCGCGAATTCGGTGGGCAGGTTCGCCTTGCGCAGCTCTTCGACCACATAGCCGAACAGCACCAGCGCATCGTCATCCTGGTTGGCCAGGCGCGAGGGGGCGTGGGCGAACTGCTTCTGCCAGCGCGGGCTGGTAGCCTCGGCATCGCAGCTGGGCTCGGCCAGGCCGTCGCGGAAGCTGGTGAAGATCTCCTGGCCATTGCGCACCGAGGGCGCAGGCAGCGCGGACGGATCCAGCGGCAGCGCCGCAGCGGCGGTCAGGTTCTGGCTGATGCCGGCGCCCAGCGACTGTGCGCCCGCGGTTCCGGCCAGCCCCAGGGCAAGGCCCAGGGCCAGCGGCAGACTTCGGCGCATCATGCGCGGAAGCCGTCTTTCCAGTGCCGGAGACCGGCCATCACGTCGACGTCGTCCACGACGTCACGGCCCAGGTGTGCCGACACCGACGCACGGATCGGTGCAGCGTGCACACGCAGGAAGGGATTGCAGTCGAATTCGTTGGCCAGGGTTACCGGCAGGGTGGAACGGTCATCGCGGCGCATGGCCAAAGCCTCCTCTTGGCGCTGCCACAAGGCAGCGTTGGCGGGGTCGACATGCCGCGCGAAGACGGCATTTGACACGGTGTACTCATGAGCGCAACAAAGCAGCAGTTGCGCGGGCAGGGCACCCAACTTGCGCATCGACGCCAGCAGCTGGGACGGCGTACCTTCGAACAGGCGTCCACAGCCCAGGCTGAACAACGAATCTCCGCTGAAAAGATGTTCAGCAGTGTGAAACGCGATGTGGCTGCGGGTATGCCCGGGCACGGATAGTACGTGGAACGTCTGGCCCAGTGCCTGAACGCGTTCACCTTCGCCGACCCGTTCGGTGGCCGTGGGGATGCGCTCTTCGACCGGCGCGATGACCCGTACACCGGGAAAGCGAGCCTGCAGTGCCGGCACGCCACCGATGTGGTCGTCGTGGTGATGGGTGAGCAGGATCGTGTCCACGCGCAGGCCCTGATCGGCCAGTGCGAGCACTGGCGCGGCATCGCCGGGGTCGACGACCACGGCAGCGCCCTCGTTGTCGATCAGCGTCCAGATGTAGTTATCCGCAAATGCGGGCAGGGCAGTCAGTCGCATAGAATTGGACCATGCCCGCGCTGCAGAGCACCCGTCAAGCGAGCCAGACCCCTTGGTTCGACAGCGAACCGGCGGAGGCCTTGCGTGTGCTGGAGCGGCAATTGCTGCTGCCGCAGCTGTCGGTGCTGCCGGCGCAGCCCTGGCTGTGGATCGCACCAAGTGCGGCCTGGCTGGACGATGCACAGTTGGGCGGACGCGGTCTGCGCCTGTTCCGGCAGGGGCAGGGCTATGACGGCGACACCCGTTGTGCGCTGCCGCTGCCGCTGGCCAATGAAAGCGTCAATGCGATCGTGCTGCAGCATGTCACTGCGGCCGACGCTGATCGGCTGCTCGACGAGTGCGAGCGCGTACTGATGCCGGGCGGCCATCTGTGGCTGAGCAGCCTCAATCCGTTCAGTCCGTATCGCACGCGATGGCGCCAGCATGGACTGGTGGTGCGCACGCCACAGCGGATCCGCCTGCTGCTCGGCCGTCATGGGCTGGAATGCGACGATATGCGTTACCTGGGCCCGCTCTGGCGCGGTGCGGGCAGCCGTCGTCCCGGAGGTTGGGCACCGCTGCGCGCGGCCTGCCTGTTCCATGCGGAAAAACGTACGCTGGCCCTGCCTGGGCCGAAACCGCTGCCGGTGCGCTGGCACGGCACCGTAGCTACCTGATTCTGGAGTTGTATTGAAAACCATCGAAATCCACACCGACGGTTCCTGCCTTGGCAATCCCGGCCCCGGCGGCTGGGCTGCGCTGCTGCGCTACAAGGGCCACGAGCGCGAACTGAGCGGTGGCGAGGCGCACACCACCAACAACCGGATGGAGCTGATGGCGGCCATTTCCGGGCTGGAGTCGCTGACCGAGCCGTGCAACATCGTGCTCTATACCGATTCGCAGTATGTGCGGCAGGGTCTGACCCAGTGGATGCCGGGCTGGATCCGCAAGAACTGGAAGACCGCTGGCGGCGATCCGGTAAAGAACCGCGAGCTGTGGGAGCGCCTGCAGGCGGCCACGCTGCGGCATCAGATCGACTGGCGCTGGGTGAAGGGTCACTCCGGCGACCCGGACAATGAGCGGGTGGATACGCTGGCCCGCAACGCGGCGATCCAGATCCGCGACACCAGCCCGGTAAACTGAGCCCATGCGTCAGATCATCCTCGATACCGAAACCACCGGCCTGGAGTGGAAGAAGGGCAACCGCATCGTCGAAATCGGCTGCGTGGAGCTGTTCAAGCGCCGCCCGACCGGCAACAACTATCACCAGTACATCAAGCCGGACTGCGAGTTCGAACAGGGCGCGCAGGAAGTCACCGGCCTGACCCTGGAGTTCCTCGATGACAAGCCGGACTTCGCGCAGATCGCCGACGAGTTCCTGGCCTTCATCGATGGCGCCGAGCTGATCATTCACAACGCGGCGTTCGACCTCGGCTTCCTCGACAACGAGTTGTCGCTGCTGGGGCCGCAGTACGGGAAGATCACCGACCGCTGCGCCGTGATCGATACCCTGGTGATGGCGCGTGAGCGCTTCCCGGGCCAGCGCAACTCGCTGGATGCGCTGTGCAAGCGGCTGGGCGTGGACAACTCGCACCGTGCGCTGCATGGCGGCCTGCTCGATGCGCAGATCCTGGGCGACGTCTATATCGCGCTGACCTCGGGCCAGGAAGAAATCGGCTTCGGTCTGGGCGATGACGATGGCGGCGCTGCCGGTGCGGCGCTGCAGGCCTTCGATACCAGCAAGCTGCTGCCGCGCCCGCGCGTGGTGGCCACGCCGTCGGAGCTGGAAGCGCATGCGGCGCGACTGGAGCGGCTGCGCAAGAAGGCTGGCCACGCGCTGTGGGATGGCCCGAAGGTGGAAGAGCCCGCCAGCGCGTAATGCCTGGAGTGGAGTAGTGCCGGCCGCTGGCCGGCAGCGTCGCATCCACGCATGGCGTGGATCTACCGGTTAGTGGCAGCGCACCAGGATCACGCTGATGTTGTCGCGGCCGCCGCCATCGAGCGCGGCGGCGACCAGCGTGTCCACGCATTCCTGTGCGCTGGCATCCTCGAAGGCGAGGGTGCGCGCGATGCTGCGGTCGTCCACTTCTTCGGTCAGGCCGTCACTGCACAGCAGCAGCTGCATGCCCGGACGCAGTTCGCCGCTGGTGGTGGCCACGTTCAGATGCGCCGGATCGGTCACGCCCAGCGCCTGGGTGACCACGTTGCGATGCGGATGCGCACGCGCCTGTTCGGCGGTCAGGTTGCCCTGCGCGACCAGCTCCCGCACCACGCTGTGGTCCTGGCTGAGCTGGGCCAGCTGTCCGTCGCGCCACAGGTAGGCACGGCTGTCGCCAACCCACGCCACTTCATAGCGGTTGCCCTGTACCCGTGCGGCGACCACGGTAGTGCCCATCGGCAACGTGTCGTTGCGCCGGCGCGAGGCGCGGATGATCTCTTCGTCGGCGGTGCGGATGGCCTGCGCCAGCGGTGCGCCGCGGCGGATCTCGCGCACGATGGTCTCGCGCGCCAGCGCGCTGGCCACTTCACCGCAGGCGTGCCCGCCCATGCCGTCGGCCACCAGCCACAGGGCCAGCTCACTGTCACCGTAGTAGGTGTCCTCGTTGAGCTCGCGGCGCATGCCGGGGTGGGTGAGGTGTCCGAATTCGATCATGGGCGCTGGGGCGGGGTGTTGCTGGGGAGACAGGCATCATCGGGTGGCTGCGCGCATCCGGCAAGGCGTGCGCTCAGGAAATTTTCACTTCGTTGGCCGGAATGACTTGTCGTCGGCCTCACTTCCTCGTATGATGCGCGTCCCCGGTCCGCCGGGGACCACCCGGAGAGGTGGCAGAGTGGTTGAATGTACCTGACTCGAAATCAGGCAGGCGTTTATAGCGCCTCGGGGGTTCGAATCCCCCCCTCTCCGCCAGATTGACTCGTCCTGCCATAGGTTGACACCGATGGGTGGATGGTCCGGCCGCCGTCAGGCGGCCAAAGACGCCCGATGCATCGCATCGGGCGTCTGCATTTTAAGGGACAGGTGGGGGCGCTCAGCGTTGTAGATGTCTACGGCCTCAGCCACCATCTGGCGGGCTTGCCCCAGGTCCCGTGGGCGATGAAGCAGGAACTCGCACTTGAGGATCCCGTTGACTCGCTCTGCCAGAGCGTTCTGATAGCAGTCGTAGCCGTCGGTCATCGAGCAGGTCAGGCCGTGCCGCGCATGGATCTTCTGGTAGTAATCCGAGCAGTACTGGATTCCACGATCAGAGTGATGGATCAGCTTCTGCGATGTCTTTCTCCCTTTCAGCGCCATCTCCAGCGCCTGAGCTACCTGCTCTGTCTGTAGCGTTTCATGCACGCTCCAGCCCACGATCTTGCGCGACCAGGCATCGGTGACCAGGCTCAGATACACGAACTTCCCCTGCGTCGGCAGATAGGTGATGTCCGCCACCCACACCTGCTCGCTACCGGTTGGTATTACGCATCCTTGGCCAGGTTTGAGCAGATTCGGATGCCTGCGAAAGCGATGATGGCTGTCGGTAGTCTTGTGATAAGCCCGACGTTTCGGTACCAGCAGGCGCGCTTCCCGAAGTACGTCAAACAACCGGTCACGTCCCATGGTGATTCCCGCCGCCTGCAGCTTCGGTCCGATCAAATGGTGCAACTTGCGCGTCCCGATCCGTGGCTGCCGCACGCGGCAATCGCTCACCAGCGCCAGTGCTTTGGTCTCGCTGGCGCGTCGTCGTTGATGCCGGCACCCCGCTTGATAGAACGCCTGTCGACTGATGCCGAAATGGCGGCAAGCCCTTGCCACGCTTACGCCTTTGAGGCGCCCTTGCGTGAGGACTTGCCTGAAGGCTTTTTTACGATGCGCACCCCGTAATCCTCTTTGAGGACATCCACGATGGCTTCGAAAAGCTGTGCTTTCTCGTTGGCCTCCCGCAACTGGACCTGCAGGGCCTTGATCTGTTGTTCCGGCGTCAGCGGCGTGGCCGGTCCACTTTTGGGAGAAGTCGTCATGGGGGCAGATGATGCACCACCTGACCAATCCTGCCGACCATAGCGGCGAAGCCACTTCAGAACCGTGCTGCTACCTTGGATACCGTATCGCTCCTGAGCCTTCTTATAGGTCAGTTCTCCACGCTCGACCTGATCGACCACGGACAACTTGAAGGCCAGCGAGTAATCCCGCTGACTGCGCCTGATTGTTGATTTCATTGAACATTCCTTTTCCAGAGGGAAAAGGTGTCAACCCAATTCAGGACGGGTCAGATTAAAGAAAAAGGGCTGCCGAAAGGCAGCCCTTTTTCTTTAATCTGGCGCGGGACGCGCCGCGCTCTGCGCGTCGCCCCACACGTTGCAGCGCAACCTGTGGGCCCCTCCCTTTGCCGGCCTCTCCCCGCCCCTGTCGGGGCAGGTGCATCAGTAGATCCACGCCATGCGTGGATGCTGTTCCTGCTGGCAGGCTCATCCACGCATGGCGTGGATCTGCCCATTCCATCGCGAGCTGCGGGTTAAACTGCCTGCATCACCTGTTGGAGCTTTCCCCATGACCGCTGAAATCCTCGTCCCCGTTTCTTTCGGCGAGCTGCTGGACAAGATCTCGATCCTGCAGATCAAGTCCGAGCGCATCAGTGACGAGGGCAAGCTGGCCAATGTGCGCAAAGAACTGTCGGCGCTGGAGCAGACCTGGATGGCACACCCGGCGGCGGTGAAGGACATCGCCAAGCTGCGTGCCGAGCTGAAGGCGGTCAACGAGCAGCTGTGGGACATCGAGGACGACATCCGCCTGAAAGAGAAGGCGCAGGCGTTCGACCAGGGTTTCATCGACCTGGCGCGCAGCGTCTACCTGCGCAATGACGAACGCGCGCGCATCAAGAAGGCGATCAACCTGGCGCTGGGTTCGGCGTACGTGGAAGAGAAGTCCTACCAGGATTACGCGCAGCGCGCGTAATCCGGGGCAGCCTGCTGCTCACCCCAGGTGGTCGGCGACGTAGCGTTCGAACGCAGCGATACCGTCTTCCACGGTGATCAGTTCCATCACATCGTCGAACTCGATCTTGGTGCCCCACTTCAGATCCGAGGCCTGCTTGGCCAGGTACTTGCGCGCGGCATCGTCGTAGCGGTCCACGCAGTAGCGGCGGTCGGAATAGGGACCGCTGCGGTTCGGGTTGCTGGCTGCATGCAGGCCCAGTACCTTGGCGCCCATCGCGTTGGCGATGTGCATCGGGCCCGAGTCCGGGGTCATCACCAGATTGGCGCGGGCCAGCAGCGCCGGCAGCTGCTTCAAGGTGTCCTTGCCGACCAGGTCAAGCGCCGGTGTGTGCAGCTGCGCCTGGATGGCATCGGCCATGCTGCGCTCCAGTTCGCTGCGGCCTCCGCACAGCACCACCTGCCAACCGCGCTGTGCGGCGTGGTTGGCCACGGCGGCGTAGCGGTCTGCATACCAGTTGCGGCGCACGTGGCTGGAACAGGGCGAGATCATCAACACCGGGCGGCCATCGTCCTGCCATTGCGCGGCAGCCCACTCATACGCGGACTGTGGCACCGCCAGGTCCCAGCTGACCTCGGTCTGGCGCAGGCCAAGGGGTTCACAGAAACTGCCGATGGCATCCAGCACATGGATGCCGGGGCGGTCGGGGATGCGTTCGTTGATGAAGAGACCATGCAGGTCCTTCGAGCGGCTGCGGTCATAGCCGATGCGACGCTCTGCGGGAATGAAGGCCGACAGCAGGTTGGCGCGGAACGCCACCTGCATCTGCAACAGCGCTTCGAAGCGCCCCGGCGGCAGCTGCCTGCGCAGTTCCTTGACCCCGGCCATGCCGCTCTTCTTGTCGTAGGCATGGAAGGTGACACCGGGCAGGCCGTCGAGCAGCTTGTGGCCGGCCTTGTCGATGATCCAGTGGATCGGCGTATCCGGGTGCGCAGCCTGCAGGGTGCGCACCAGGGGCACCACGTGGGTGACATCGCCAAGTGCGGACAGGCGCAGGAGGCACAAGGAGGAGGACGCTGATGCCATGTGTTGTTAGACTCAATGAAATGGTCGCATTCGACGCCAATGAAGCGCTGACGCCATGCCGCGAGGGTCGCGGCATCGGGGCCATTCTGTTCGACCGCGAGCGGCTGCGGCAAGCCGAGATCGGCCTGTTCTCGCCCCAGCACTGGGGCAGCAGGGCTCGGCCGGTGGGCGAGGGCGGTCGTGGCAGCGCCTGGTTCGTCGATGCGCCGTTCGGCGCCAGCGTGCTGCGCCACTACCTGCGCGGTGGCCTGGCGGCGAAGATCAGCCATGACCAGTACCTCTGGCGCGGCGCGGACCGGACGCGCAGCTTCGCCGAATTCCGGCTGATGCGCGCGCTGCGCGAGAAAAAGCTGCCGGTGCCCCGGCCGCTGGCGGCGTTCTACATGCGCGAGGGCCTGCGCTACCGGGCTGCGATCCTGATGGAGCGGATCGAGGGTGTCCGTTCGCTGGCCGACCGCGCGCTGGTCGCGGGGCGGGGCGCACCGTGGGAGGAGACCGG includes the following:
- the gloB gene encoding hydroxyacylglutathione hydrolase, whose translation is MRLTALPAFADNYIWTLIDNEGAAVVVDPGDAAPVLALADQGLRVDTILLTHHHDDHIGGVPALQARFPGVRVIAPVEERIPTATERVGEGERVQALGQTFHVLSVPGHTRSHIAFHTAEHLFSGDSLFSLGCGRLFEGTPSQLLASMRKLGALPAQLLLCCAHEYTVSNAVFARHVDPANAALWQRQEEALAMRRDDRSTLPVTLANEFDCNPFLRVHAAPIRASVSAHLGRDVVDDVDVMAGLRHWKDGFRA
- the dnaQ gene encoding DNA polymerase III subunit epsilon, whose amino-acid sequence is MRQIILDTETTGLEWKKGNRIVEIGCVELFKRRPTGNNYHQYIKPDCEFEQGAQEVTGLTLEFLDDKPDFAQIADEFLAFIDGAELIIHNAAFDLGFLDNELSLLGPQYGKITDRCAVIDTLVMARERFPGQRNSLDALCKRLGVDNSHRALHGGLLDAQILGDVYIALTSGQEEIGFGLGDDDGGAAGAALQAFDTSKLLPRPRVVATPSELEAHAARLERLRKKAGHALWDGPKVEEPASA
- a CDS encoding protein phosphatase 2C domain-containing protein produces the protein MIEFGHLTHPGMRRELNEDTYYGDSELALWLVADGMGGHACGEVASALARETIVREIRRGAPLAQAIRTADEEIIRASRRRNDTLPMGTTVVAARVQGNRYEVAWVGDSRAYLWRDGQLAQLSQDHSVVRELVAQGNLTAEQARAHPHRNVVTQALGVTDPAHLNVATTSGELRPGMQLLLCSDGLTEEVDDRSIARTLAFEDASAQECVDTLVAAALDGGGRDNISVILVRCH
- a CDS encoding lytic transglycosylase domain-containing protein, which translates into the protein MMRRSLPLALGLALGLAGTAGAQSLGAGISQNLTAAAALPLDPSALPAPSVRNGQEIFTSFRDGLAEPSCDAEATSPRWQKQFAHAPSRLANQDDDALVLFGYVVEELRKANLPTEFALIPFVESGYRPNARNGSGPTGLWQFIATTARNHRVPMANGYDGRLSAVDSTQAAVRYLKTLHGMFGGDWRLATMAYNAGEYRVLQSMRKAGMNAQNAKPAALPGLSPVTHAYVEKLHALACVLEDVEDQPRVMASLDRTVPVLKDHTLPAGTSVQQWAAQRALDPARIARLNPALAAGNRASGTTRVLAPVSAANATVTEAATTLVASTAPVATTTPTPQVAKAVAAIADRPRSRRHTVRDGESAWTIARRYGMPVKALLSLNGLSGSSVLKPGAVLRVED
- a CDS encoding glycosyltransferase family 9 protein; the encoded protein is MASASSSLCLLRLSALGDVTHVVPLVRTLQAAHPDTPIHWIIDKAGHKLLDGLPGVTFHAYDKKSGMAGVKELRRQLPPGRFEALLQMQVAFRANLLSAFIPAERRIGYDRSRSKDLHGLFINERIPDRPGIHVLDAIGSFCEPLGLRQTEVSWDLAVPQSAYEWAAAQWQDDGRPVLMISPCSSHVRRNWYADRYAAVANHAAQRGWQVVLCGGRSELERSMADAIQAQLHTPALDLVGKDTLKQLPALLARANLVMTPDSGPMHIANAMGAKVLGLHAASNPNRSGPYSDRRYCVDRYDDAARKYLAKQASDLKWGTKIEFDDVMELITVEDGIAAFERYVADHLG
- a CDS encoding DUF6165 family protein, which encodes MTAEILVPVSFGELLDKISILQIKSERISDEGKLANVRKELSALEQTWMAHPAAVKDIAKLRAELKAVNEQLWDIEDDIRLKEKAQAFDQGFIDLARSVYLRNDERARIKKAINLALGSAYVEEKSYQDYAQRA
- a CDS encoding 3-deoxy-D-manno-octulosonic acid kinase, with translation MVAFDANEALTPCREGRGIGAILFDRERLRQAEIGLFSPQHWGSRARPVGEGGRGSAWFVDAPFGASVLRHYLRGGLAAKISHDQYLWRGADRTRSFAEFRLMRALREKKLPVPRPLAAFYMREGLRYRAAILMERIEGVRSLADRALVAGRGAPWEETGRLIARFHRAGLDHADLNAHNILFDGNGHGWLIDFDRGVIRIPATAWRERNLKRLLRSLIKLRGERSMEDVQKDYARLRRAYDMAWNRGT
- a CDS encoding IS3 family transposase (programmed frameshift) — translated: MKSTIRRSQRDYSLAFKLSVVDQVERGELTYKKAQERYGIQGSSTVLKWLRRYGRQDWSGGASSAPMTTSPKSGPATPLTPEQQIKALQVQLREANEKAQLFEAIVDVLKEDYGVRIGKKAFRQVLTQGRLKGVSVARACRHFGISRQAFYQAGCRHQRRRASETKALALVSDCRVRQPRIGTRKLHHLIGPKLQAAGITMGRDRLFDVLREARLLVPKRRAYHKTTDSHHRFRRHPNLLKPGQGCVIPTGSEQVWVADITYLPTQGKFVYLSLVTDAWSRKIVGWSVHETLQTEQVAQALEMALKGRKTSQKLIHHSDRGIQYCSDYYQKIHARHGLTCSMTDGYDCYQNALAERVNGILKCEFLLHRPRDLGQARQMVAEAVDIYNAERPHLSLKMQTPDAMHRASLAA
- a CDS encoding methyltransferase domain-containing protein, with translation MPALQSTRQASQTPWFDSEPAEALRVLERQLLLPQLSVLPAQPWLWIAPSAAWLDDAQLGGRGLRLFRQGQGYDGDTRCALPLPLANESVNAIVLQHVTAADADRLLDECERVLMPGGHLWLSSLNPFSPYRTRWRQHGLVVRTPQRIRLLLGRHGLECDDMRYLGPLWRGAGSRRPGGWAPLRAACLFHAEKRTLALPGPKPLPVRWHGTVAT
- the rnhA gene encoding ribonuclease HI, encoding MKTIEIHTDGSCLGNPGPGGWAALLRYKGHERELSGGEAHTTNNRMELMAAISGLESLTEPCNIVLYTDSQYVRQGLTQWMPGWIRKNWKTAGGDPVKNRELWERLQAATLRHQIDWRWVKGHSGDPDNERVDTLARNAAIQIRDTSPVN